A segment of the Sceloporus undulatus isolate JIND9_A2432 ecotype Alabama unplaced genomic scaffold, SceUnd_v1.1 scaffold_535, whole genome shotgun sequence genome:
CTGTGTAGAAGGAGAGGAACCAGAGGTGTTGTTGACCCTCCGATCTGTCCCGCATGATGAATTGCCGCCTGTAGGCACGCCGGCCCCTCAGGAGCCACTGGATGAGGATCAGGAAAGTAGTGATGGAGGTAGGTTCCTGTATCATGGGATACATCCCTTCCTGTTCCAAATGCGCAGAGGGGCTGCTCCGTTGCAGGATACAATCCCCTTTCACACCAATGGCCGAAATCCACACTTTACGTTCAAGTATAATTCCTAATAAGTGGGTTCTGCACATCATCTACTGCTTATTCAATAACAGAAGTGGGGGAGTGAGGAAGAATACCTGGGACAGCATGTAGTGTGGGTAGGGATTGCAACTGTCATCCTCTGCCATGTCAAAATGCATGGCATTATAGCGATGGCTCAACATGTGAACATGAAAAGCCTATTGGAGAGGATGCTTCCTCAGTGTATGTCACCACTTGTGTTGGCTATTGACTTGCCATGTTGTTCCTATTTTCAACTCCAGAAACGTTCGTGGAGGGCCTGACCATCACACAAGAGGAAAGAGGGGGTGCCATAGAAGGGGAAGGAACAGCGTCCATTCCTGATGCCCCTCCCGCCCCTCCAAGCGGTGAGTGTAATCAACACTCATTCTATCCAAGTGAATGGGCTACAGCATTCCAGCTTTCACCTATGGTGAAAAATAACAGATGTATATAGTCCTACGCCCAAGGCCACTGTAACAACGTTTTAAAAGGCAAAGGCCTAGTATTAGTCGTATCAGGGGTGGGAATGTAGGAAATCCTAATGCTCAGCCTCGCCCACTGTTTTCACTAACATTGCATTTGATCTTTTCTTTTGCAGTACCAGATAACGGTAGGGACAGGCGAAGAGTCGACCCTCCCCAAACAGAGCCACAGGGGGCAACTGAGGGAAGAGCAAGGAGAGGGGAGCACATAGTGAATGCGATAATCCACCATGGGCAAAATGAGTGGGAACTGTACAGAAAGCAGACCCGGATTATCGCAAATAGGAACATGCGCCAGATGCAGCAGTTTATTGATAGCTGCAGAGCCGAGACGCAAACATGGCACGAGCAACAGCAGTCGCTGACAGCACAAATTGGCAGAGCAATGGATATCTGTTCACAGCTTGTCGCACTGCAGGAGGAGGACTTGCAAATGCGACGAGAGGACTTGGAACTGAGAAGGGAGGAATTGGCTCTGCGGCGAACCCAGACTGAACTTGCTGCAGAATACCAAAGGGCCAAATTGGAGTTACTGCGAAGAGGAAACCAACAGCCCAAAGCAGGTGTCAGTCGCCTACGCAGGCCATTGGGTCTGGTAAACGCTCCCAGCCAAGCCCCAATTGCGCAGCCTCCCCCCCTGGCTGaggaaacagaggaggaagaaattgtTCCTGGGTCACAATGGACACTACCTGTCGATACCGAAATGATTCCGGAGCCCGCGAGAAAAAAGAGGGTCATAAAAAAAAAGAACCTGTATTCACCATCATGACTCATGTTTGTTGTACGTCA
Coding sequences within it:
- the LOC121917750 gene encoding uncharacterized protein LOC121917750 isoform X1, which gives rise to MEQSGNSSHSAHQRKHGRGIFWEHAQILDLLSIWGEEEIQRQLSSNHRNLAVYEKIADQLAERGHSRTAQECRNKCKSLKQNYNAVCKQNGQSGNGRQTCPYFYEMDQIFHGTISSKQQKVLTSYPSEGTAAAREEAQEVPPALILTEGEEPEVLLTLRSVPHDELPPVGTPAPQEPLDEDQESSDGETFVEGLTITQEERGGAIEGEGTASIPDAPPAPPSVPDNGRDRRRVDPPQTEPQGATEGRARRGEHIVNAIIHHGQNEWELYRKQTRIIANRNMRQMQQFIDSCRAETQTWHEQQQSLTAQIGRAMDICSQLVALQEEDLQMRREDLELRREELALRRTQTELAAEYQRAKLELLRRGNQQPKAGVSRLRRPLGLVNAPSQAPIAQPPPLAEETEEEEIVPGSQWTLPVDTEMIPEPARKKRVIKKKNLYSPS
- the LOC121917750 gene encoding uncharacterized protein LOC121917750 isoform X2, with product MEQSGNSSHSAHQRKHGRGIFWEHAQILDLLSIWGEEEIQRQLSSNHRNLAVYEKIADQLAERGHSRTAQECRNKCKSLKQNYNAVCKQNGQSGNGRQTCPYFYEMDQIFHGTISSKQQKVLTSYPSEGTAAAREEAQEVPPALILTGEEPEVLLTLRSVPHDELPPVGTPAPQEPLDEDQESSDGETFVEGLTITQEERGGAIEGEGTASIPDAPPAPPSVPDNGRDRRRVDPPQTEPQGATEGRARRGEHIVNAIIHHGQNEWELYRKQTRIIANRNMRQMQQFIDSCRAETQTWHEQQQSLTAQIGRAMDICSQLVALQEEDLQMRREDLELRREELALRRTQTELAAEYQRAKLELLRRGNQQPKAGVSRLRRPLGLVNAPSQAPIAQPPPLAEETEEEEIVPGSQWTLPVDTEMIPEPARKKRVIKKKNLYSPS